Below is a genomic region from Streptomyces showdoensis.
CACGTACTCCTTCCCCACCGCAGGCGTCCCCCTCGGCGGGGTCGCCCTGGCCGGCACCTGGACCACGGGATACGAGCACTTCACCGCGGGCCCCGACGCCCGCCTCGCCCTCACCTACCGGGCCGGGAACGCCAACCTCGTCCTCGCGGGCGAGGGCACGGTGACCGTCTTCGTCGACGGCGTACGGACCCGGACCGTCGAAGTCCACGGCACACCCACCCTGTACCGGCTCACCGAGCACGACACCGCCCGCGAGGCCCGCCTCGAACTCCGCCTCACCCCCGGCCTGCAGGCCTTCGTCTTCACCTTCGGCTGACACGGAGCCCCTCGTACGAAGAGCGCACACGAGAAGGGCGGTGCGCCACCGGTACGGCCGGCGGCGCACCGCCCTTCGGCGGCCCCGGGACTACTTGGGCATGAGGACCGTGTCGACGATGTAGACGGTGGCGTTGGCGGTGGGCACGTTGCCGCAGACGACCTTGGAGGAGTCGTTCACGGTGTACTCCTGGCCGGAGCCCTTGGTGGTGATCGTGCCCTTCTCCAGGGTCACGAACGTGCCGTTCTCCAACTGCTTCGGCGTGAGCTTTTCCCCGACGACGTGATAGGTGAGGATCTTGGTGAGGGTGGCCTTGTCGGCCAGGACCTTGTCGAGGTCGGCCTTGGGGATCTTGGCGAAGGCCTCGTTCGTCGGCGCGAAGACGGTGATGTTCTGGGCGTTGTTCAGGGTGTCGACCAGGCCCGCCTGCTTGACCGCGGCGACGAGGGTGGACAGGGCCGGGTTGTTGGAGGCGGCGGTGGCCACGGGGTCCTTGGCCATGCCCTCGAACGAGCCGGCCCCGTCCTTCGGCACACCGGCGCAGGCCGGTCCGAACGGGCCGTCGGACGCCATCGGGTCGGAGGACGTCTGCGCCGCGGGCGGCGCGGCCTGCGCGGTGTTCTCGGCGGACGACGTGTCCTTCCCGGAGTCGGAGCAGGCGGCGAGGGCGAACGGCAGGGCGGCCGCGGCGGCCACGGCCACCGCGGAACGACGGAAGCGCAGGGTGTTCATGGGGTGCTCTCCAGAGGTGAGGCAGGCGTACGGAGACCGCGGAGAGCATCCGGCGGCGACCAGCTCGCGGCAGGCGGGGCTCCCGGGTGCCGCGGGGTCGTCACGTCGGTGCTCATGTCCGGCATTCGGAGCGGAACCCCGGGCGGATGGGTGCGATCCGCCACCACGTGCCGGAACCGCGAACCGGGAACCGAGACCCGAGACCCGGGACCCGAGCCCCGGGACCCGGGAGTGGCCCGTCGCCGCCGCCCCGCGTCTCGCCGGCGGCCAACCGGCGCGGGTGCGTCGCGGCCCTCGAGCGTCCGCGCGCCGTCCACGGAGGGGGCACGGCCGAAGCCGCCCCGTGGCCGGGCGGCTTCGGATTCGTCACCACACCCCCACGGAACGAGGGCATGGCCGGGCAGAGCGCGGCTCGGCTCAGGACCACAGGGTCCAGCGCTGGTTGACCGCACCGTTGCACGGGTACTGGCGCACCTGCTCCCCCCCGGTGCCGCTCCAGGTCGCCTCCAGGCACTTGCCGCTGTGCACGGCACGCAGCTGGACGGCTCCGCCCGAGACGGCTTCCAGGCGCCACCGCTGGTTGGTGTCCCCGTCGCACTGCCACTGGATGAGTCCGGCGCCGTCGGCCCGGCTGGCGTCGTACACGTCGAGGCACTTGCCGCTGTGCCGCGCGACGATCGCGTAGCTGCCGTCGCCGTTCCGCACGAAGTCGAATGCCCCGCCCGCGGTGCGAGGCCGGGGCTCACGTCGAGGAGCATGGTCGGCGTGGTGTCCCGAGCGCATGGGGCGTGTGTCCCGAACCGCTGGGACGGGGCGGCGCTGGGGGGCCTGGTCGTCGCCGTGAGGGAGGACTTCGCGGCTCCTCCGGGCCCCGGATGTGCTTGACCGGAGGGCCAGGAGTGCCCGGGTCGGTCGATCACGGACGCGCCGGACCCGTCCCCCGGCCGGGCGGCCTTCCGGCGTTCACGGCGTGGCGCGGCGCTGCCGGGAGCAGGATGAGTGTGGTGCCGAGCCGGCGCCTTACCCCTGCCACAAACCCCCATAGGCGCGCCGAGGTGAATTCCCGATGGTGACGGACGCGGTACGGCAACCCCCTGCACGAGTGCACCCTGGAGACGGCCGGGCACCTGCGACCGGGCCGTCGAGGCGCTGCTCCACTTTCAGCCCGGAGGTCGAACGGGCCGTCGGTGACTGCCGTCGACAGCGCGCCCGCCTCGCCGCTCGCGCAGTCCTTCGCCGCGTACTTGGGGGTGCTCTGGGTTTTTCCGGTAACGTGAACACAGTTTTCTCTTTTTGTTTTCTTGTGACGGGCCGCTGGACTTCGCGGCACGCGCGGCGGTGTTGTGCGCGATGGCACTAGTACCTGGCCCGGGTATCCGGACCTTTGTAGGCACGTAAGACCGGCCGCTAACGCCGGGCCTGCCCTGCGCGGAGCCGGGCTGCACGTCACGCAGGGCCGCGCCTTGCTCGCGCAGACCTGCGGCAGGCCTCGGGCTGCTGGAGGAGCTGTCCGCCTGTGCGTACCGCGAGGGAACTCGCGCTCAGCCCTTGCCGTCGCGCACCAGCTGGACTTCTTCCAGCACGCGCGACGCCGTACGCCTGCGAGCGACCGGATCGCGAGCCCTGTCCGCTCTGGACCCCGCGACCCGACACACCAGCTGGTGCTGGCATGCTAGCGCGTTCGGGCTTGAGGACGTCGGGTCACTACAGCGCAGGCCGAGGAGGCGGGCTCGCCGCGCGTCGAACACGACCCTCGGCGAACGAAAAGCGTCGCTGGGCGATCCAGCGCACACCCGAGTGAGTCCTCACAGTACGAGACCTGCAGGGACGCAGGTCGAAGCATCGCTACCTCGACGCACGGCGCGGCCGACTGGGCGCGGACAACATACTCTCGACGTCGCACACATAGTGGCACTCACTGCTACGCCGACTAGAGACGGGGCCGGGACACCGCACGCGCCAGCCCTAAATGGCGCGTCTACGACGCCGATACTCGGCCTGAGTCACCCGCGACTACGACAGGACTCGACAACAGCCGCGTGTATACGGCCCGCGATAGGACATCATGCTGGACGCCCTAAAACCATGCGCGCAGGCTGAGTGGGCGGATACACAATCAGAGTAACTTGGCGATAATGCATGAGGCACCGACGACCGAAGGCACAGCTTGGAAGCACCATACAGGCAGACGCCCTCCTCGTGGGCACGGACGCGGGCTCGCCACCCGCCGGACCTTACGCCTTCAAAACGACGTACCCACACACGCGACACAGGATATGGCGCTTCGAAGCCGGGATCCCCGACGTCGGACCCTGCCTAGACGCGCCGGCCGCGAAGACGGACTCATCGCGGACACGGTCGGAGGGCTGACCCGCGCAGACGCCGGCACGGACCGACCCGACACCGTCGGTCAAACAACCACAGGCATGACAGGGCCGAAATCGGGGACCACCGCCATGCGAGGCGTTCGCTCGCGACAATACGCACCGGGGCGACCACGCCAGACGACAGTCGTGGGACATGCGTGGACGCCTGCGCCGCAGGCTGCACGAGTTCTTGGGGGGCAGCCACGCCCAGCGCGACGACACACAAAGAGCACTCTTGCCTCGACTCCAGACCATCACGGAAATATCCACACATAAACCCATTTTTCTTTTTTTTTTTTTGTTTTTTCCTTTGTGGGGTTGCCCCCGGCCCCAAAAAACCATACACGGAAAGGCCAGTCGCAAGGACCCTCCACCCCCATTGCAGGAGCGTAAGCCGCAACGACAAGCAACCCCATAGAGCACCATAGCATTGCACTACATTCGGAAGCACTCTCCCTCCCCCTCCCCCACTATGACCAACTAGTTAGCAGAATTGCGAAGCACAGGGGATCACACAGCAGCCATAGAACAACGCAAGACATAAAGTCGCCCCCTTAAGCTTTATTTTTAAAATATCGGCAACACTCTCAACAGTCTAAGCACGCGTTACGATAATTGAATCAGCCCCCTAGAGAACCCAAAGGGGCCCGGGCAAACGAAACATACATGCATAAATAACACCGTCCCGAAACATCTATGTGGTAAATAGCCACCCAAATCCGACCCCGCCCTTAGCGACCAAACGGGACACGCCCCAATACTGAACCACAATTAGTAAGCCGCACGCCATCCCAGTCCCCCCCTCCCCTCCACCCGTGAGAGCGCTGCTAGCCTGAGTGCCCACCGGACCCCAGTAACAATACACCTACCGGCAGACACCAAGACATATTCTAGCCTACACCTCTGATACCGCATTAGGCTCCGAAAACGTCAGGCATAAAGCACACTCAAACTACTAAGAGCTAGAGAAAAAGAAGGCCAAGTCCGGGCTAACAAAAACCAAGTTTCC
It encodes:
- a CDS encoding fasciclin domain-containing protein; the encoded protein is MNTLRFRRSAVAVAAAAALPFALAACSDSGKDTSSAENTAQAAPPAAQTSSDPMASDGPFGPACAGVPKDGAGSFEGMAKDPVATAASNNPALSTLVAAVKQAGLVDTLNNAQNITVFAPTNEAFAKIPKADLDKVLADKATLTKILTYHVVGEKLTPKQLENGTFVTLEKGTITTKGSGQEYTVNDSSKVVCGNVPTANATVYIVDTVLMPK
- a CDS encoding RICIN domain-containing protein, which encodes MRNGDGSYAIVARHSGKCLDVYDASRADGAGLIQWQCDGDTNQRWRLEAVSGGAVQLRAVHSGKCLEATWSGTGGEQVRQYPCNGAVNQRWTLWS